The genomic segment AAATTAGCTAGTTCTAATGATTGCTCCAAAGTTGTTAGAGCTTGCTGAAATTGACTTAGATAACGATAAGATACTCCAATATTATAAAGTGCTTTTCCTTGTCCGACTCGATCGTTATTCTCTCGATATAAATTGAGTATTTCTCGATTTATCATTAAAGCCGATTTAAAATCACTCTTCCGAAAAAAATCATCGCTTAGTTTTAACAGATATTCTATTTTAATCGTAGTTTCTCGCTCATTTTCAGCAGAGATATGTTTGGAGTTAAGCGGTGAAAATATGGCGACAGCTTTGCGTGTATTACAAAAGAAACCAGCACAAATAATAGATAGAGTCAGAATTCTTAAAAAATAAATTGATAAACCATAACCCTTTTTAAACTTGTTTTTTATTGTCATTCAATGAGTTCCTCCCGGTGTGGGATTGCCTCTAGGAGGTGGTGCTACGTTCGGGATGCCTCTAATGCCTCCAGGTCTTACTTGATGACAACTATTTATACTCTTTGCGGATCGAGTTAGATTTCCCTGTTCCTCTAATAATTCTCCTCTAATTTCAGAACCAGTATTTAGACTTGCTTCGTTAAAATTAGTATTGGACAAGTTAGCATTAATTAAATTATCGTTGTCAAGGGTAGCGTTCTCTAAATTTACATTCGTTAAATCTGCCTCTGCAAGCAAGGCTCCTCTCAAGTTTGCTTTGTTTAAATTGGCATCATTTAAAGTGGCTCTAACTAAAGTTGCATTACTTAAATCCACTTGGGTCAAATTAGCTCCATTTAATTTCGCATTGTCCAATACTGCTTCCGTCATATTTGCATTGCTCAAGTTGGCACAAGTTAAGTCAGCACCCGCTAAGTTCATACCGCTTAAGTTTGCACCATTTAAATCTGCATTCACTAAATTTCTGGGTAAAGTTTCACCACGGAGGTCGCATCCCGGACAGCGGTTGGTTTCGATCAATTG from the Oscillatoria sp. FACHB-1406 genome contains:
- a CDS encoding pentapeptide repeat-containing protein, producing MLGATVRKINIIATLAVSSFLLITFSAQAQEVDPLMQLIETNRCPGCDLRGETLPRNLVNADLNGANLSGMNLAGADLTCANLSNANMTEAVLDNAKLNGANLTQVDLSNATLVRATLNDANLNKANLRGALLAEADLTNVNLENATLDNDNLINANLSNTNFNEASLNTGSEIRGELLEEQGNLTRSAKSINSCHQVRPGGIRGIPNVAPPPRGNPTPGGTH